A window from Engraulis encrasicolus isolate BLACKSEA-1 chromosome 13, IST_EnEncr_1.0, whole genome shotgun sequence encodes these proteins:
- the LOC134461070 gene encoding claudin-like protein ZF-A89 yields the protein MASGGLQILGIALAIIGWLGTIIICALPMWKVTAFIGNNIVTAQIFWEGLWMNCVKQSTGQMQCKVYDSMLALPQDLQAARALVVISILVTVLGILMSIAGGKCTNCLEEGAAKARVVVASGVFFLVGGVLCLIPVSWSAHSVIRDFYNPIMTDAQRRELGAALFIGWGAAGLLLLGGALLCCQCPKSDDRGYSAKYSAPRSTSSGRAYV from the coding sequence ATGGCATCGGGCGGGCTCCAGATCCTCGGCATCGCTCTCGCAATCATCGGCTGGTTGGGAACGATCATCATCTGCGCCCTACCCATGTGGAAGGTGACTGCGTTTATTGGCAATAACATCGTGACAGCGCAGATCTTCTGGGAAGGCCTGTGGATGAACTGCGTGAAACAGAGCACCGGACAGATGCAGTGCAAGGTCTACGACTCCATGCTGGCTCTCCCTCAAGACCTCCAGGCCGCTCGCGCACTGGTCGTCATCTCCATCCTGGTAACCGTGCTGGGTATCCTGATGTCCATCGCCGGAGGGAAATGTACCAACTGCCTGGAGGAGGGAGCCGCCAAGGCTAGGGTGGTCGTGGCCTCCGGCGTCTTCTTCCTGGTCGGCGGCGTTCTCTGCTTGATCCCGGTCTCCTGGTCCGCTCACTCCGTGATCAGAGACTTCTACAACCCCATCATGACAGACGCGCAGAGGCGAGAGCTGGGCGCAGCGCTGTTTATCGGTTGGGGAGCCGCCGGCCTGCTGTTGCTTGGAggagctctgctctgctgccagTGCCCCAAGAGCGATGACCGCGGTTACTCGGCCAAGTATTCCGCCCCAAGATCTACTTCCAGCGGGCGAGCCTACGTGTAA